In Chlorogloeopsis sp. ULAP01, the genomic stretch AAACTATCCTCTGTTCCGGTTTAGTAGTTTGTTAACTCAAAAATGCGATCGGCAATTCAGAATTTCTTCCACGATACTGGTTCCAAGGTGGTTGTGAGTTGGCTCGATGGAGATCCCCCAACCCCCTTAAAAAGGGGCTATAGTCTGTTTTCAAACTAGCCGACACCCGCGCATGGTGTTGCTATACATAGACGGGTACGAAGTCCGCATCGGTGGACTACTCAGTGCGTAAGTTCTAATCTAGTGAATTCTCGGCACCAGAAAATTATTAATTTGCTTAGGCTATCTACTGATATTTACAGCAACTTGATGGATAATTCCTCTTAGTCAAATTCTATTTACGCACACAGTAACTTTAAATAATGCCTAAGACAATTTCTAGTAGCTTGTTAATACTATTTTTAGGTTTACAAGTAGGCATCAATCACCAAATAGCAAAAGCACAAACTCCAACACCTGTAGCACCGACAACTAACCCAAAAACAATTTGCCCAGCTCAACTAGGAACGGCGGTAGATGCGATTATTAGCCGTTCTGAATTCAGTCGGGCGCGTTGGGGAATATTAGTACAAAATCTGGGTTCTACCGAAACCCTTTACAACCGGGATGCTCAGAAATATTTCATTCCAGCTTCTAACACAAAAGTGCTAACTACAGCTGCCGCACTCATACAACTCGGTGCAAATTACCGCATTCGTACTTCAGTGTATCGCGATCGCGATGGGTTGCGTGTAGTGGGTAGGGGAGATCCCAGTTTAACCGATGCCCAACTGATAACATTAGCCAAGCAGTTGAAACAAAAGGGTATCAAAGAAATTAGGCAGTTGATTGTTGACGATAGTTATTTTCAAGGAGATATTGTTAATCCTAGTTGGCAATGGGAAGATTTACAATCAGGCGATGGGATACCAATAAATAGTCTAATTGTGAATCAAAATTCTTTTAGTTTTATTGTGTCACCCCAAACTTCAGGTAAACCTCTAAAACTAATTTGGTTAAATTCCGATCAGAAAAAACAGTGGCAGATAATTAATCAATCTGTGACAGTTGAGAAAAACCAACCAAGTTTTATTAAGGTTACTCGCGATTTACAAGGTTCAACACTGCGAATTCAAGGTCAGTTACCAGAAGGTTCTCAATCACAATTTGTCAATTTACCTGTGTTTACGCCAGCAGAGTATTTTTTACAGCGTTTTCGTCGTGCCTTAGCAGCAGAAAAAATTACTGTTAGACAAGCATCTATTTTAGATAGCAGTAGCGAAAATGAAATAGCAGAATTAGCCGTTGTTCAATCTCCTCTATTATCAGAATTGGTAATGACGGCAAATCAAAATAGTAATAATTTCTATACTGAGGCATTACTAAGAGCATTAGCTATTAAAAAACCAGCAACAAAAAATCAAAGTACAGCTGATGCAGGTATAGAAGTTTTAAAAGCAACTTTAACTCAATTGGGAGTTGAACCAACTAGTTATATTTTGGCAGATGGTTCGGGTTTATCGCGCAAAAATTTAATTACTCCACAAGCTTTAGTACAAACATTACAAGGGATGGCAAACTCACCACAAGCAAAAGTTTTTCGTGCTTCTTTACCTGTGGCGGGTGTTAGTGGTACTTTAAAAAATCGTTTGATTGATACGTCGGCAGCAGGAATTGTACAAGCAAAAACAGGAACTCTGGGTGGTGTTGTTACTCTCTCAGGATATGTTAATGCACCTAACTATAACCCAGTTGTGTTTAGTATGATGGTCAATCAAACTGAACAACCTGCAAGGGTTGTACGGCAAGCGATGGATGAAATTTTAGTGATGTTAGCGCAATTACAGCGTTGTTAGATTAATTTCACGACTTACCAAAGCCAATAGCTAATTTGATGTATTAAGAATAGGTTAATTTCCACTCTGTGCAACCCGATTTATCGTGATTGTGTTGGGTTTTGTAAACTCAACTCAGTCTCCAAATTCTATTACATTACTGAGGGTGCGCTACTCCAGTAGACGCTTTTTTAAACTATCAAATCTTTTGTGATAGTAAACCATGCATATGAGTCTTCGATTAAGCAAGATAATAGCGATCGCCTAGATATATAGTTAAGTTTATTTAAAAGTTTTTATTTGTTTACAAAATACTTCTCAATTACTAAAAAAAATGATATCGTACAGCCATCATTATCAGAACTAAGCAGCACTTAGTTTAGAAATATGAACTATATTATTCTTCATCTAAACAGCTTTACAAGCTGAACTTATTTTTATGTTTAGCACTAGCTAAATAAATTTTTCTGTATATTTTACCTAGTTCAACAAAAATTATGTTTGATTTTTTTAACTTTAATCTGAGAAAGAAAAA encodes the following:
- the dacB gene encoding D-alanyl-D-alanine carboxypeptidase/D-alanyl-D-alanine-endopeptidase, coding for MPKTISSSLLILFLGLQVGINHQIAKAQTPTPVAPTTNPKTICPAQLGTAVDAIISRSEFSRARWGILVQNLGSTETLYNRDAQKYFIPASNTKVLTTAAALIQLGANYRIRTSVYRDRDGLRVVGRGDPSLTDAQLITLAKQLKQKGIKEIRQLIVDDSYFQGDIVNPSWQWEDLQSGDGIPINSLIVNQNSFSFIVSPQTSGKPLKLIWLNSDQKKQWQIINQSVTVEKNQPSFIKVTRDLQGSTLRIQGQLPEGSQSQFVNLPVFTPAEYFLQRFRRALAAEKITVRQASILDSSSENEIAELAVVQSPLLSELVMTANQNSNNFYTEALLRALAIKKPATKNQSTADAGIEVLKATLTQLGVEPTSYILADGSGLSRKNLITPQALVQTLQGMANSPQAKVFRASLPVAGVSGTLKNRLIDTSAAGIVQAKTGTLGGVVTLSGYVNAPNYNPVVFSMMVNQTEQPARVVRQAMDEILVMLAQLQRC